In Arcobacter sp. CECT 8983, the DNA window AAAGAAAATAAAAGTCTAAGAAATGATGAAATACAAGTTATGATTGTATCAACAGAGTGGGAAGAATTATTAGTTCCTTTCTCATCATTTATAAATAAAACATCAATATCAATTAGTGGGTATCTTTTAGAAATAGATACTCAATTAAATCCTATATCAGCTAAAATTGTTGAGCCTTTGGAATTAAATAATGATAGATTGCTTAGTGACATTCATTCGATTCATTTATATGAAAATTTAGGAAATTTGAATAAGGGTGTGATATCACATAAAAAAGTTTTAGAACAAAAAAATATAGATGATTATTTATTAGTTATATTAAAAGCATCTCCTGAATACAATGAACTAGTAAAAGAATCAGTTTTATTTAGTTTAAATGAAGTATATAAAAATTTTGATGGAAATAAATCTGATACTAAAATATTTGATATTATTGATAAGATTCCTTCTTATCACTATATTATTTATAGGGCAGTACAAGTATTAAGTGAAGCACACTACTATGATATTATAAAAAAGGATTCAGAACAATATGAAGAATTAAATTACATAAAAGAAGATTATGAAGGAGATGACTTATTTAAATTATTACATGAGTATGCTCTTGATAACGTTGAACCTTCACCTTATTGTGATAGCATGGAAATAGGATATCCTGCAAAATTTTCAAAAAAGTTGTTAGAAGATGAAAAGTGGGAAATTCAAGAAATAATAAGGAACGGAAAATTTTTAAATAATAAACTATTAACTGACGATATACTGATAGAAGAAATATCAGGTAGTATGGGTACAAATAAACAAAAGTATTATAAAGAATTTTCTACAAAAAGTTTATCCTCTTTTGATGAAATAACCAAAGGTGTAAAAAAATGTTTACAAGATAATGTAATTTGGAAGCAAGGTATTTTATATGCATTACAAGCCATAAAAGAAAAAAATATAATTGAAACTGCAAAAGGACATATACAAATCTATAATCCTTCAAATACAATATTATCTATATATCAGTTTTTGAAAGCTAATTCTCCTATTGAATCTTTTTTATGGATTCCAAATTATTTATTATCATTAGAAAATGATAATTATGCCTATGCATATATTGGAGGGTTAGAACCTAATAATATTAAAACTACATTTGCGAATATACTCAATGAATATTATGAAGGTAATAGTTTTGGATTATTACACTGTATGACATGGGGTGGTTATGAACATAGAGATATCCAAATTAGTAGTTCTTTAGGATTAGAATATGCAAATTATTATGTAGAGATTGATAAGAAGAAAAAAAAGAAAACTATGTTTAAATTTAATGGATTCCAATATGTTCAAATTGAAGATGTAGATATTTTTAAATTATTTATAAATTTTATTAATAATAATGATAGCTTAGTTACAGAAATTTGTAATTTTTATGATAAACATTATATTGCTCCCGGAATACTAATGTCTATTAATGAAAATAATATAAGTTTATAGTAACATGAATTTTTATAAAGAGTTAAAATTAGATTTTACAATAGAAAAAAACTTTATGATATATTCTAAGCATATGTAATCCATACAAAGGTAAAAAATGCCATTTTCAAAAGAAGAAAAACAAAAGCTTTTAGAAGTAAAGTTTGAGGGTGAAACCGTTATAAGAAGATTTGAGCAAATAGGTATTGATTCTTTGGAGGCTTTATCTAAAAGTAGTGTGGATGAGATTACGGCTATTGTTTCAGATATTTTGGGAAGCAGTTGTTGGAAAAATTCTCCCCAAGTTAAAAAAGCGGTTCAAAATGCCATTGATTATGTTAAATCTGTCCAATAAATTTAAAAATTAAAAAAGAGTTAATACATAATGAACCTAGAACAAATAGAATCTATATTTATGGCTAAACAAGGTGCAACAAAAGATTTTCCTTTTGGTGATGATACTATGGTCTTTAGAGTTATGGATAAGATGTTTGGTCTTATTAGTTTAAAAACAACTCCATTAAATATAAATTTAAAATGTGATCCAAATGATGCAATAGCCTATAGAGATATTTATGAGTGTGTAAATCCAGGTTATCATATGAATAAAAAGCATTGGAATACTATAACTTTAGATGGGACTATGAAAGAAGAGACAATAAAAGACATGGTCAATGAATCATATGATTTAGTAGTATCGAAACTAACAAAAAAACAAAGAGAAGAGTTACTTTTTAAATAACTATAAAATGAAAAGAGATATACTATCGCATAAATAAAAAAGGAAAAAACAATGAATACTTTACTCTAATTCAAGGGTAAAATCTGACTTATCCTTGATACTAAATATAGATAGTTCAAGGAATTTATATGCAATATCTACAAATAAATAATCTTACTTTTAAATATACAAGCAGTGAAATATTTTCAAATCTTAATTTGAGTTTTGAAAAGGGTTGGAGCTGTTTAGTTGGTTCAAATGGTTCAGGTAAAACCACACTTTTTAAACTTATTGCCAAAAGATTAAACCCTCAAGAGGGAAATATCGTTGGCAATGAATTGGTCTATTATTGTGAACAAGAACTTCATGAAAAACCAAATGGTTTTGAAGAGTTTCTTTATACATACAATACAAAAACATTTAAGCTAAAAGAGTTGCTTCACATAGAAGAGGAGTGGTTTTATAGGTGGGAAACTCTAAGTTTCGGCGAGCGAAAACGCATACAAATAGCCATTGCTCTTTTTTTAGAGCCTGATGTTTTATTGCTTGATGAACCAAGTAATCATCTGGATATAAAAACAAAAGAGATATTGATAAAGAGTTTGAAAAACTTTAAAGGCATTGGTATTTTAATAAGCCATGACAGAGAACTTTTGAACTCTTTGTGCCATAACACAGTTATTATAAAAAATAAAAAAATCTATAACTATAAAACCACTTTCCAAAAGGCAATAGAAGAGTTAGATTTATATTTTAACTTTTTGCAAAAAGAGAATGAAAATATAAACAATAAAGTGAAAAAATTACAAAAAAATATTCAAGTACAAAAAGAGAAAGTATCCCAATCAAAAAGCAGATTGTCCAAAAAAAATATAGATACAAAAGATAAAAGTCTAAAAGAGAAAATAAACTTAGCAAAACTTACAGGAAAAGATAAGTCTGATTCAAAACTTGTGACAAGTTTTTCTAAAAAAGCCCAAGAATTGTCCTCTAAAAAAAATGAAATAGAAAAAAGTTTTGACAAAGGTATTTCAATAAAAGATGAAAAGAGTAAAAAAGAGAACTTCTCTTTTCTTTTGCAAAAAGGTCAATTACATTTAGGTGAAAAAAAGATTTTAAAATATGAAAATCTATCTTTGAATAAAGGTGATAAAATAGTCATAATAGGTGATAATGGCGTAGGGAAAAGCAGTTTTTTAAAGCTACTTATTTCAAAAATAACACCCCTTAAAAGCTATTTATATCTTCCCCAAGAGATAGATTTAAAACAAAAAGAAAATCTTTTTGAAGCAATAAAGAGTTTGAACAATGAAAAAAAAGGTGAACTTTTTACTCTTATTCAAAGGTTATCTTCAAATCCTAAAAATCTTTTAAACAATGAAAATACAAGTTCTGGAGAGCTTAGAAAACTTTTTATTGCAAAGGCTTTATTGGATAATATACAACTTATAATATTAGATGAACCAACCAATCATATGGATATAGATTCTATACAGTCTTTAGAACAAGCTTTAAAAGAGTATCAAAACACTCTAATAGTAGTAAGTCATGATAAAACTTTTATAAAAAATATAAATACGAGAAAGTACTCCATCACAAAAGGTATAGATGATTTTTATGAGTTAAAGGAGTTAAATGCAAATAATACAATATGATAAGAAATATAAAAAAAAGATCCCCGAACTTTTTACCAACACCATTCATAAAACATGCAATAAAGAGTATACAAAAGAGCAATTAAACGCTTGGGCAAATTTGCATATTGATTATAAGTCTTGGGAAGAAAGATTAAATAAAACAAAACCATATTTGGCAATACTTGATGAAAAACTTGTAGGTTTTGCAGAGTTTTATGAGAATTATATTGATTGTTTTTATGTACATCATGAGTATCAAGGTTGTGGTATAGGAAAGATGCTTTTAAATCATATTTTTAAAATAGCAAAAGAGAAAGAACAAACTTCATTAAGAGTAGATGCAAGTATCACTGCAAAACCATTTTTTGAGAAGTCTGGTTTTATAGAAGTAAAAAAGAATAAAGTCATAAGAAATAATATAGAGTTAATAAATTTTAGTATGCAAAAAGTATTATAATTAAAAGGCAATGAGTATTTATACTCATTATCCTTCATAATCTTCTATTTTAAAACTATTAAAAAGTATGTCTGTTGCATACATTCTTGAACCATGATTTAAAGCATCTAATATATCTTTATCACTCCAACTTTGTGCTTTTAGTTCATTTATTATGTTTTCATCTACTTTGTGTGGATTTTTAACTGAATCAATTACAAATTTTAAAAGAGTATTTTCCTCTTTTGTTAATTTGTGACTAGCAATATCATTTTTTAGTTTTTCCACATCTTCTATGCTCCATTTTGCTTTGTTTATAAGAAGTGCAGAATTAAAATCAATACAAAAGTTACATTTTTCTTGATTTGATACACAAACTCTGATACTAGCAAGTAATGGCATTGATAAAGTTTGATGATTTGCATAATATTTAATAAATTCAAGTTGTTGTTTTAGTAACTGGGGACTTGAACTAAAAAGTTTAGCATTATTTCCTACTTCACCTCTTAGTTTTATTATCTCTTCATATATCTCTTGTAATTCACCAGTTGCTTCTTCTTTTTCATAGGTTTTAATTAGTGGCATAAGTTCTCCTTTTATAGTTGACCTGTAGGTCAAGTAGAATAATACTTAAACTTGACCAGTTTGTCAAGTCCAAAATGTTATAATAAAAAATGGAAAAAAATACAAGAATCAATTTAATAAATTCAGCATTTAAAGAGATATATGAAAAGGGGTATCAAGGTGCTTCTATGACAACTATTTTAAAGAGTGCAAAAGTACACAAAGGATCAATGTATCATTTTTTTGCAAATAAGAAAGAGTTGGCTTTAGTATCTATAGAAGAAAAGATTTATGAAAGGTTTGATGAAAGATATACTTCAATTTTACAAAATGAATCAAACTATTTAGAAACTTTTATTGAAAGTTTAAAAGATATTACCCAAAGAGATTTTAATAAAGGTTGTCCTATCGCAAATGTAATACAAGAGATGTCAAATCTTGATAGTGATTTTAAAGTTTTGATGGAAAAAATTTATTTGTCTTTTAGAAAAAATATAAAAGATATTTTGGATAAAGCTATTGAAAAAAAAGAGATGAAACAATGTGATACTACAAAACTTGCACTTTATATAGCTTCAACTTTAGAAGGTGCAATACTTTCTGCAAAAGCAACAGGAAATATACAAGACTATGTAGATGTAGTAGAAATACTTTCTATTTATATTTTATCTTTTCGTTTATAAAGGAGTTATATGCAAAATAAATTACATTTTATGTGTGGAAAAATGGCAGCAGGTAAATCTACACTATCAACAAAAATATCAAATGAAAATAATGCAATTTTTTTAAGTGAAGATGAACTTTTAAAAAAGTTATATCCTGATGAAATAAAAAACATTGAAGATTATATAAAGTATTCAAAAAGATTAAAAGATACGATGTATGAATTTATTGTTGAACTTTTAAAAAAAGGCAATGAAGTTGTTTTAGACTTCCCTGCAAATACTGTTGCTCAAAGGCAGTGGTTTAAAGATATATTTGAAACAGCAAATGTTGAACATATTATGTATTATGTAAAAAGAAGTGATGATGTGTGTAAAGAGCAACTAAAAAAAAGAAATGAAAACTTACCAAAAGATGCTCCTTTGATAGATGAAGCAACTTTTGATGCAATTACAAAATATTTTCAAGAACCAAAAGAAGATGAGGGTTTTAATATAAAGTATGAATAATTTTGTGATAGGGTGTAGCCTATCACAATTTAAGAATTTATTTAAAAACTTTCCCAATCATCATTATCTTTTTTATCTTTGATAATTTCTTTTTGTATTGTTGGTTTTGATTTTTCTTCAGTCTCTATTTTCTTTTGATTTTTTTTAGCTTCAACATTATCTTTTCCTCTAAACTCTTTATTATCTGCATCACTTACTACAAATTTAGCTATTTGATCTGTTAAGCTTGCAATATCTTGTGTTTCAGATGCAATCATTGCATTTTCTTGTGTTTGCTGATCTAATTGGTTTACTGCAACATTTATTTGTTCTATTCCAGAAAGCTGCTCTTTAGAAGCACTCTCAACATCAGAAATTAGATTTGTTGTTTCTTGAATATCTTCATTTAATACTTTATATCCTTTAATCATCTCATCTGCAATATTTTTTCCATCATTAGCTTTATTTGTTGCATTTTCTACTAATGATTTTATTTCACTTGCAGCTTCAGCACTTCTTGATGCTAAGTTTCTAACTTCTCCTGCAACAACAGCAAAACCTTTTCCTGCTTCACCTGCCGTTGCTGCTTCTACTGCTGCATTTAAGCTTAGAATATTTGTTTGGAAAGCTATTTGGTCTATTACAGTTATAGCCTCATTAATTGCAGTAACTTGCATATTAATATCTTCCATTGCAAGAGTTGTGTCATTTGCTAATTTTTCACCTTTACTTGCTGATTCAGTTACACCATCTGAAAGTCGAGACATTTTTGCTATATTTTCTGTATTACTTCTAATATTACTCGTAATTTCTTCTAAAGCTGCTGCTGTTTCTTCAAGTGAACTTGCTGCTTCATTAGAACTTTCATTTAATTTATCTACATTATTTAGTAAGCTATTTGAACTTTTTTCTAGTGTTAAGCCATTTGATTTGTTTTCCACTAACATTTCAGTTATTGAATCACCTAAACTATTTACTCCAGAGGCAAGTTTTAAAAGATGTTCTTTTAATCCTTTTGTAGATATTTTGTTTAAATAGTTATATGAAGAATATTCCTCAACAATATCTAATACATTATTAATATTGTTTTCTAAAGTATCTGCCATTTTATTTAGTACATCTTTTAGTTGCATTAATGCTGGATTTGATACATTTATATCTAATCTTTGTATTAAGTCACCTTGTTCAAACTCCCCTAATACTGTTATCGTTTCATCTATTAATCTTCTATCTTCTTCTATTCCTTTTTTTGTTTTCTCTATATTAATATTAATTATTTTTGTCATATTTCCAAATTCATCTGTGGAGTCAATTTTTATTAACTCCACTTCTGTTATTTCTCTGTTTAAGTATTTAAAGAAGTCTATTAGTCCTATTTGGAAAGTATTTAATAAGTTAGATATGTTTCTAGGTAATGCTATTGCTAGGAAAATTGCTAAAGTTAATATTATAATAGATATCGTTGTAATTAATGATTTCATATTTGAGTTTAATTGTTTAACTGCTGGTCCAATTAAATCTTGTTCTTCTTTTATTGATAATTTTACTTCTTCACTTAAATTTGCAATGACAGGACCAAGAACATTAAGTTTTTTTTCAAGTATTTCACTTCTTTTAAGAGTATCTTTATATATTAATGTAAGTGCATCTGTATATTTTTTTATTAAATCAATTGCTTCATTAAGTTGAGTTATTCTTTTTGCACTTTGTATAGTATTTCTTAATTCAGTTAAATGTTTAGATAAAGATTTAAACTCACCTTCTACTTTATTGTAGTTATTTTTAGATTCACTTTCTAAAAACTTCATTGTATAAAGTCGTGCTAATAGTAGACTTCTAATTGCACTACCAGTGAGATATGAAGCTTCATGGTCTTTTTCATTTTTTGTAGCTTCAAAAACAGAAGACAAAATAGTTTCAATTTTTTTGCCATTTACATTTAATATTGTATTTAATATTTTATCTTTATTTTTTGTATATTTTACTATTTCATAAAAGCTACTTTTATATGTAGTTAAATCATTTTCTATTTTTAACATATTTGTAGCTCGAGTTGGATGTTGAATATCTTTTTTTGCTATATCAAGAAATTTTTGAGTTTTTTTGTAAGAGTCTTCGAAGCTATTTATATTTTCTTGCGTAGGTGTACTTAAGTATTTAACAACACTAATTCTTGCCATTAGCATATTTGCTTGAATACGTGATGCAAGAGCAGTATTTTTTGCCATTTTTCTATATGAGTTAAATCCTTCACCTGCTTTATTGGTTGAATATATACTATAAGCTGCTAAGCAGATAATTAGACCAACTATTAAAACGAATGAAGATATTAATTTTGTTTTGATTGTCATATTTTTGAACATATTATCCCTTTTTTAATTCTTTAATATTATTTAAGTGAATACAAAACTCTATTCCATAAACACTTTTTCCTTTAAATTTAAACTTTTTATTTGCTATTTTCATTTCTCCTTTATAATATTCTTCAATAATTTTTTTTGATATTTCAAGACTAATATCAAAAGGAATTTCATCAATAGTTATATTCGTGCTTTTAATTGAAATTATGGTTTTATTTTTATTTCTTTGTGTATTTATTATTAAAAATTTAGATTCAGTTTTATTTTTTAAAATATTAGTTAATGAGCTCAAAATATATAGAAATATTTGCGATAATTCATTCTCATAACCATAAATATAATTTGTAGTAGAATAATTAGTTTCAATAGTGATATCATGCTTTTTATAAGTAGAAGTATGTGAAGATATTATATTTTGTAAAGTATTATTAATATTAAACTGCTTAATTTCTTTTCCATTACATAAAAAAGTCTCAAAAGAGTTAATAGTATTTATTATTGATTTAATATTTTCATTTACTGAAACTAAAGTCTCATTATACATATCATCTGTAGCTAAACCAACTTCACTATTAACTAAAGTTCCCGATGACATAGTATATATTTTATTTAATTTACTTTTCCAGTCATTTATTACATGTGTAATTTCATCAGCTAATTGTAAAATTCTATAATTTTTTTCAGTAAATAAATCATTTTTATTCATAGATATCTTTTTAATTATTATTTTATAATTGATAATGATTATAGCTTACAACTAAACTTAATATCTATATCCTATAGGATAAATTATTTAAATTGTTATAAGTTATTATTTGCAGTATTAAAAAAATAGAAATGTATAAGATATGTAAAAATAATTTTAACATAGAAAATTTTTATAATGCAAATTAATTTGCATATTATATTTTTTTAATAGATGATTTATCCTATAGGATAAACATAAAAAAATCCTCTAAGTATATAATAGTAATATTGGTTTAGATATATCTGTAATTTAATT includes these proteins:
- a CDS encoding endonuclease NucS domain-containing protein, with protein sequence MKLNAENIIRDKLIENLKILDSDLVLLKKEEFLPNNLGTRGFIDILAKDSKNRYVIIELKRSKASSREALHEILKYIEGIKENKSLRNDEIQVMIVSTEWEELLVPFSSFINKTSISISGYLLEIDTQLNPISAKIVEPLELNNDRLLSDIHSIHLYENLGNLNKGVISHKKVLEQKNIDDYLLVILKASPEYNELVKESVLFSLNEVYKNFDGNKSDTKIFDIIDKIPSYHYIIYRAVQVLSEAHYYDIIKKDSEQYEELNYIKEDYEGDDLFKLLHEYALDNVEPSPYCDSMEIGYPAKFSKKLLEDEKWEIQEIIRNGKFLNNKLLTDDILIEEISGSMGTNKQKYYKEFSTKSLSSFDEITKGVKKCLQDNVIWKQGILYALQAIKEKNIIETAKGHIQIYNPSNTILSIYQFLKANSPIESFLWIPNYLLSLENDNYAYAYIGGLEPNNIKTTFANILNEYYEGNSFGLLHCMTWGGYEHRDIQISSSLGLEYANYYVEIDKKKKKKTMFKFNGFQYVQIEDVDIFKLFINFINNNDSLVTEICNFYDKHYIAPGILMSINENNISL
- a CDS encoding helix-hairpin-helix domain-containing protein produces the protein MPFSKEEKQKLLEVKFEGETVIRRFEQIGIDSLEALSKSSVDEITAIVSDILGSSCWKNSPQVKKAVQNAIDYVKSVQ
- a CDS encoding MmcQ/YjbR family DNA-binding protein, translated to MNLEQIESIFMAKQGATKDFPFGDDTMVFRVMDKMFGLISLKTTPLNINLKCDPNDAIAYRDIYECVNPGYHMNKKHWNTITLDGTMKEETIKDMVNESYDLVVSKLTKKQREELLFK
- a CDS encoding ATP-binding cassette domain-containing protein — protein: MQYLQINNLTFKYTSSEIFSNLNLSFEKGWSCLVGSNGSGKTTLFKLIAKRLNPQEGNIVGNELVYYCEQELHEKPNGFEEFLYTYNTKTFKLKELLHIEEEWFYRWETLSFGERKRIQIAIALFLEPDVLLLDEPSNHLDIKTKEILIKSLKNFKGIGILISHDRELLNSLCHNTVIIKNKKIYNYKTTFQKAIEELDLYFNFLQKENENINNKVKKLQKNIQVQKEKVSQSKSRLSKKNIDTKDKSLKEKINLAKLTGKDKSDSKLVTSFSKKAQELSSKKNEIEKSFDKGISIKDEKSKKENFSFLLQKGQLHLGEKKILKYENLSLNKGDKIVIIGDNGVGKSSFLKLLISKITPLKSYLYLPQEIDLKQKENLFEAIKSLNNEKKGELFTLIQRLSSNPKNLLNNENTSSGELRKLFIAKALLDNIQLIILDEPTNHMDIDSIQSLEQALKEYQNTLIVVSHDKTFIKNINTRKYSITKGIDDFYELKELNANNTI
- a CDS encoding GNAT family N-acetyltransferase, coding for MQIIQYDKKYKKKIPELFTNTIHKTCNKEYTKEQLNAWANLHIDYKSWEERLNKTKPYLAILDEKLVGFAEFYENYIDCFYVHHEYQGCGIGKMLLNHIFKIAKEKEQTSLRVDASITAKPFFEKSGFIEVKKNKVIRNNIELINFSMQKVL
- a CDS encoding carboxymuconolactone decarboxylase family protein, whose amino-acid sequence is MPLIKTYEKEEATGELQEIYEEIIKLRGEVGNNAKLFSSSPQLLKQQLEFIKYYANHQTLSMPLLASIRVCVSNQEKCNFCIDFNSALLINKAKWSIEDVEKLKNDIASHKLTKEENTLLKFVIDSVKNPHKVDENIINELKAQSWSDKDILDALNHGSRMYATDILFNSFKIEDYEG
- a CDS encoding TetR/AcrR family transcriptional regulator; the encoded protein is MEKNTRINLINSAFKEIYEKGYQGASMTTILKSAKVHKGSMYHFFANKKELALVSIEEKIYERFDERYTSILQNESNYLETFIESLKDITQRDFNKGCPIANVIQEMSNLDSDFKVLMEKIYLSFRKNIKDILDKAIEKKEMKQCDTTKLALYIASTLEGAILSAKATGNIQDYVDVVEILSIYILSFRL
- a CDS encoding ATP-binding protein; the encoded protein is MQNKLHFMCGKMAAGKSTLSTKISNENNAIFLSEDELLKKLYPDEIKNIEDYIKYSKRLKDTMYEFIVELLKKGNEVVLDFPANTVAQRQWFKDIFETANVEHIMYYVKRSDDVCKEQLKKRNENLPKDAPLIDEATFDAITKYFQEPKEDEGFNIKYE
- a CDS encoding HAMP domain-containing histidine kinase, with product MNKNDLFTEKNYRILQLADEITHVINDWKSKLNKIYTMSSGTLVNSEVGLATDDMYNETLVSVNENIKSIINTINSFETFLCNGKEIKQFNINNTLQNIISSHTSTYKKHDITIETNYSTTNYIYGYENELSQIFLYILSSLTNILKNKTESKFLIINTQRNKNKTIISIKSTNITIDEIPFDISLEISKKIIEEYYKGEMKIANKKFKFKGKSVYGIEFCIHLNNIKELKKG